One window of Quercus robur chromosome 5, dhQueRobu3.1, whole genome shotgun sequence genomic DNA carries:
- the LOC126725095 gene encoding beta-fructofuranosidase, insoluble isoenzyme CWINV1-like: protein MAVSSKCLLLFISLLLGYGVLQLEATADNQPYRTSYHFQPPKNWMNDPNGPMLYKGIYHLFFQYNPKGAIWGNIVWGHSTSTDLVNWTPHEAAIYPSQPSDINGCWSGSATILPEGRPVILYTGIDPNNHQVQNLAMPKNLSDPFLREWVKSHDNPLMAPNFYNKINSSSFRDPTTGWLGRDGYWRVIIGNKINQKGLAILYKSKDFVHWEEAKNPLYSSKKSGMWECPDFYPVLIKSKLGIDTSIDGPNTKHVLKVSLDDTKHDYYKIGSYNQDKDIFIPDNGPFHKNSRLRYDYGKFYASKTFFEGNSKHRRILWGWVNESSSVENDIKKGWSGVQAIPRSIWLDNSGKQLVQWPIKEIETLRLKEINLPKQVLKGGSVLEVSGVTAAQADVIITFEISELSKAEVLDPSWTDPQLLCSRKGVSVKSGIGPFGLLVLASKGLQEYTAVFYRIFKSHSKYVVLMCSDQSRSSFNHENDETTYGAFVDVDPVHEKLSLRSLIDHSIVESFGGEGKACITARVYPTLATDAEAHLYAFNNGTGNVGITTLSAWSMKKAQIN, encoded by the exons ATGGCTGTATCTTCTAAATGTCTGTTGCTCTTCATCTCCCTCCTTCTTGGCTATGGTGTTCTTCAGCTTGAGGCTACTGCAGATAATCAACCTTACAGAACTTCTTATCACTTTCAACCTCCCAAAAATTGGATGAATG ATCCTAATG GGCCAATGTTATATAAGGGAATTTACCATCTATTCTTTCAATATAATCCCAAAGGTGCAATTTGGGGCAACATTGTTTGGGGCCACTCTACGTCAACAGATCTTGTGAATTGGACCCCACATGAAGCTGCCATCTATCCATCACAACCGTCTGATATCAACGGCTGCTGGTCGGGTTCTGCCACGATCCTCCCCGAGGGTCGACCGGTCATTCTCTACACTGGAATAGACCCTAACAACCACCAAGTCCAAAACTTGGCCATGCCCAAAAACCTTTCTGATCCATTCCTTAGGGAATGGGTTAAGTCCCACGATAACCCACTAATGGCCCCTAATTTCTATAACAAAATCAATTCATCCTCATTCAGAGACCCAACCACTGGTTGGCTAGGCCGTGATGGGTATTGGAGAGTAATCATTGGGaacaaaattaaccaaaaagGATTAGCAATTCTTTATAAGAGCAAAGATTTTGTTCATTGGGAAGAAGCTAAAAATCCACTTTACTCATCCAAAAAATCAGGTATGTGGGAGTGTCCAGATTTTTATCCAGTTTTGATCAAAAGCAAACTTGGTATTGACACATCAATTGATGGTCCTAATACTAAACACGTGCTCAAGGTGAGCTTAGATGATACAAAACATGATTACTACAAGATTGGAAGTTATAACCAGGATAAGGATATCTTTATTCCGGATAACGGACCGTTCCATAAAAACTCTAGATTGAGATATGATTATGGAAAATTTTATGCCTCAAAGACTTTCTTTGAAGGAAACTCAAAGCACAGAAGAATCTTATGGGGCTGGGTTAATGAATCTTCGAGTGTAGAGAATGACATCAAGAAGGGATGGTCTGGAGTTCAG GCAATTCCAAGGAGTATTTGGCTCGATAATTCTGGAAAACAATTGGTGCAGTGGCCAATAAAAGAAATCGAAACGCTGCGTTTAAAAGAAATCAACTTGCCTAAGCAAGTGCTTAAGGGAGGATCAGTCCTTGAAGTTTCTGGTGTCACTGCAGCTCag GCAGATGTGATTATTACATTTGAGATAAGCGAGCTCAGTAAAGCTGAAGTGCTGGATCCAAGTTGGACCGACCCACAATTGCTTTGTAGCCGAAAGGGTGTATCAGTTAAAAGTGGTATTGGGCCATTTGGGCTACTAGTATTGGCTTCAAAGGGCCTACAAGAATATACAGCAGTgttttatagaatttttaaaaGCCACAGCAAATATGTGGTGCTTATGTGCAGTGACCAAAGcag GTCTTCCTTCAATCATGAAAATGATGAGACCACATATGGGGCTTTTGTGGATGTGGACCCTGTTCATGAGAAGCTGTCACTCAGAAGCTTG ATTGATCACTCTATAGTGGAGAGCTTTGGTGGAGAAGGAAAAGCTTGCATCACAGCTAGAGTTTATCCCACATTGGCTACGGATGCTGAGGCCCACTTATATGCTTTCAATAATGGAACTGGGAACGTTGGGATCACAACATTGAGTGCTTGGAGTATGAAGAAAGCTCAAATCAATTGA